A window of Cyanobacteriota bacterium contains these coding sequences:
- a CDS encoding NB-ARC domain-containing protein, translating into EPKIPLDILETITSQRGVSEAERAVLVLALDGHSTEEMAKSLGISSAAVRKRLGEVYKKFAVPGSSRGKLAELHQILCRLQPHRESQKIAEKRPSVEDWGSAPALEVFYGREDELCCLEQWIVSDGCRLVALVGMGGIGKTALALKLAERIKHHFEVVIWRSLFNPLQLSKLLEDWLSILSDTQESPLPERTDDRISRLLECLSQRRCLLILDNVETILQSDQLTGYYQDRYKDYGDLFTRIGVGRPGDPKHQSCLMLTSQEKLREIALYQDETLPVRSLPLKGLTNDEAKEILDAKGLKATDDDRKQLINRYIGNPLALRIVATTIQELFDGDVKRFLQQSTILYSGLRNLLDNQFARLSDKEKRVLYWLAISRGEQVSLTELQRDILPPTDQSALLEILESLTRRSLIGNTTVFSLHPAVMEYVTGRFVGTICNEICNEIRTSLTTLTDAPTGEKPKVWPLFNSHALIKAQAKDYVREKQTQEILNPILNQLEITLGSKQEIQDRLRAMLDQLRGKSLLETGYAGGNIFNLLRQLTSDLSQYDFSNLTIRQAYLKGVNLHNVNFANSNLAKSAFIETFGSILTVAISPTYHWLATGDTKGEIRIWQIIDGEQRSLLAGHDGWVRSLRFSQGGRRLVSGSDDGTVKLWDTDKLQCLQIFRGHADAVRTVAVADHVPIATDGSRGMIASGSNDKTIRLWDMDDGECIRELPGHTSWVQSLDFSPDHRYLVSGSGDQTIRIWDMATGKCLRVLKGHDRTVRSVKFSPDGKLLASGSSDQTIQLWDTTTWQVLKTLTGHNGKVWSVDFSPNSELLASGSDDQTVRLWDIALETCVKILEGHSSRVWSVAFGYPLSSDEPGGIVASGSDDQTVRIWDIDKLECRRTLQGYSNSPRSVTIFPGFDLKSPATQWAASGGDDQLVRVWDFSTGECLQELHGHTSRVGAVAVSPDRQILASGSDDQTVRIWDVNTWRCLDILHGHTNWVRAVGFSPDSNVLASGSDDRTIRLWATATGKLLTTLAEHGDWVWTVAFSPDGQWLASGSADYTVRIWNLKTYKCVHVLKEHTDWVRSVVFSSDSQLLASGGGDRTVKIWDVASAQCLKTLRFNNRIRSLVFSPDSTQLICATEDKAIERRIIETDQRLDSLLGHEDSVRSISLSADGTALVSGSRDGTIRLWNLHTTQAVTYLRAKRPYEGMNITGVKGLTEAQKSTLKALGAVENSGP; encoded by the coding sequence GAAAAACGCCCAAGTGTAGAAGATTGGGGTAGTGCGCCAGCCTTGGAAGTGTTTTATGGACGTGAGGATGAGTTGTGCTGTTTGGAGCAGTGGATTGTATCAGACGGTTGTCGGCTAGTGGCCTTAGTTGGCATGGGCGGCATAGGCAAAACGGCCCTCGCCCTGAAACTGGCAGAACGGATTAAACATCATTTTGAAGTGGTGATTTGGCGATCGCTGTTCAACCCCCTCCAACTGTCAAAGCTGCTAGAAGACTGGTTATCGATTCTCAGCGACACTCAAGAGTCACCATTGCCAGAGAGGACTGACGATAGAATCTCGCGGTTGCTGGAGTGCTTAAGCCAGCGTCGATGTTTGCTAATTTTGGATAATGTTGAAACCATTTTGCAGTCTGATCAGCTCACAGGCTACTATCAAGACCGCTACAAAGATTATGGTGATTTATTCACTCGCATTGGTGTAGGGCGACCTGGTGACCCTAAGCATCAGAGTTGCCTAATGTTGACGAGCCAAGAAAAACTGCGGGAGATAGCACTATATCAGGATGAAACATTGCCCGTGCGATCGCTGCCTCTGAAGGGCTTGACGAATGATGAAGCCAAAGAAATTTTGGATGCTAAGGGACTGAAGGCTACCGATGACGATCGTAAACAATTGATTAATCGTTACATTGGCAATCCATTAGCCCTAAGGATTGTAGCCACAACCATTCAAGAGTTATTTGATGGAGATGTGAAGCGGTTTTTACAGCAAAGTACTATTCTTTACAGTGGTCTGCGTAATTTGCTGGATAATCAGTTTGCTCGACTCTCTGATAAAGAAAAGCGAGTGCTGTATTGGTTGGCTATCAGTCGAGGAGAACAGGTGTCACTGACTGAATTGCAGCGAGATATATTGCCGCCAACTGACCAGTCAGCGTTGCTAGAGATCTTGGAGTCCCTCACTCGGCGATCGTTGATTGGCAACACTACTGTTTTCTCTCTCCACCCAGCCGTGATGGAGTATGTGACAGGGCGGTTCGTGGGCACTATCTGTAATGAGATCTGTAATGAGATCAGGACTAGCTTGACAACGCTCACAGATGCGCCTACAGGTGAAAAACCGAAGGTATGGCCTCTATTCAACAGCCACGCTCTGATTAAGGCCCAAGCCAAGGACTATGTACGAGAAAAGCAAACTCAAGAAATTTTAAACCCTATCCTCAATCAGTTGGAGATTACCCTTGGTAGCAAACAAGAAATTCAAGACCGGCTCCGGGCCATGCTTGACCAATTGCGAGGTAAATCATTACTAGAAACGGGCTATGCAGGGGGTAATATCTTTAACTTACTCCGGCAGTTAACCTCCGATCTTAGCCAGTACGATTTCTCTAACTTGACGATTCGGCAAGCCTATCTGAAAGGGGTAAACTTGCATAATGTTAACTTCGCAAACTCAAACCTAGCGAAATCAGCCTTTATCGAAACCTTTGGCAGCATTTTGACTGTTGCCATTAGTCCAACCTATCACTGGCTAGCGACTGGCGACACCAAAGGAGAGATTCGGATTTGGCAAATTATTGATGGAGAGCAGCGATCGCTCTTGGCTGGCCACGATGGGTGGGTGCGCTCTCTGCGCTTTAGCCAAGGGGGACGACGGCTAGTCAGTGGCAGTGACGATGGCACGGTAAAACTCTGGGATACAGATAAACTCCAGTGCTTACAAATCTTTCGAGGGCACGCCGATGCTGTTCGCACCGTTGCCGTAGCTGATCATGTACCCATAGCAACAGATGGGTCGCGAGGCATGATTGCTAGTGGTAGCAATGACAAGACGATTAGGCTGTGGGATATGGACGATGGTGAGTGCATCAGAGAGTTGCCCGGACACACGAGTTGGGTGCAATCTCTAGACTTTAGTCCTGACCATCGCTACTTGGTTAGTGGCAGCGGTGACCAAACTATTCGGATTTGGGATATGGCTACGGGTAAATGTTTGCGCGTTCTCAAGGGGCACGATCGCACGGTGCGATCGGTCAAGTTCAGCCCTGATGGCAAACTCTTGGCTAGCGGTAGTAGTGACCAAACCATCCAGCTATGGGATACCACGACTTGGCAAGTGCTAAAAACACTGACAGGACACAACGGTAAAGTTTGGTCAGTGGATTTTAGTCCTAACAGTGAGTTGTTAGCAAGTGGTAGCGATGACCAGACCGTGCGCCTATGGGACATTGCCCTTGAGACTTGTGTCAAAATTCTAGAGGGACATAGCAGTCGGGTTTGGTCTGTAGCCTTTGGTTATCCCCTCTCTAGTGATGAGCCAGGGGGCATTGTTGCTAGTGGCAGTGATGACCAAACAGTCCGCATCTGGGATATAGACAAGCTAGAATGCCGACGCACTCTTCAGGGGTACAGTAATAGTCCCCGATCGGTTACTATTTTCCCTGGGTTTGACTTGAAATCTCCTGCAACTCAATGGGCTGCCAGTGGCGGCGATGATCAACTCGTTAGAGTTTGGGACTTCTCAACCGGGGAATGTTTGCAAGAACTGCATGGCCACACTAGTCGTGTGGGTGCGGTGGCAGTTAGCCCCGATCGACAGATACTAGCCAGCGGTAGTGATGATCAGACCGTGCGAATATGGGATGTCAACACCTGGCGATGCTTAGATATTTTGCATGGTCACACCAATTGGGTGCGAGCAGTGGGATTCAGCCCAGACAGTAACGTGTTGGCGAGCGGCAGTGACGACAGAACAATCCGACTGTGGGCAACAGCTACTGGTAAATTGCTCACCACGTTGGCAGAGCATGGCGATTGGGTGTGGACTGTAGCCTTTAGCCCGGATGGTCAGTGGCTAGCTAGTGGTAGCGCTGATTACACCGTCAGGATTTGGAATCTCAAAACCTATAAGTGTGTGCATGTCCTAAAAGAACACACTGATTGGGTGCGATCAGTGGTGTTCAGTTCTGATAGCCAACTCCTTGCCAGCGGTGGTGGCGATCGTACGGTCAAAATCTGGGACGTTGCCAGCGCTCAATGTTTGAAGACACTAAGATTCAACAACCGCATCCGTTCCCTGGTGTTTAGCCCTGACAGTACACAATTAATATGTGCGACTGAAGACAAGGCGATCGAGCGTCGCATTATTGAGACCGATCAACGGCTGGATAGCCTATTGGGGCATGAGGACTCAGTGCGATCGATCTCCCTCAGTGCTGATGGCACTGCCCTAGTCAGTGGCAGCCGAGATGGTACCATCCGCCTGTGGAATTTGCACACCACCCAAGCAGTGACCTACCTGAGAGCCAAACGTCCCTATGAAGGCATGAACATTACCGGGGTCAAAGGTTTGACTGAGGCCCAGAAGTCTACCCTAAAAGCCTTAGGCGCAGTGGAAAACAGTGGGCCATAG
- a CDS encoding phosphodiester glycosidase family protein translates to MREIYPSGRCPRETQQAIAGNTILVAAGEPVSPSQPHFADHQPYPRTVVALDKTGRQLWLVLADGKQLSYSKGVTLQELVAILQRLGVYTALNLDGGGSTTLVMATPTSSAKTLNAPIQTRVPMRQRPIATHLGFYALPL, encoded by the coding sequence GTGCGGGAAATTTACCCTAGCGGGCGTTGTCCTAGGGAAACTCAACAGGCGATCGCAGGCAACACAATCCTAGTGGCAGCCGGAGAACCAGTCTCCCCTAGTCAACCCCATTTTGCAGATCATCAACCCTATCCTCGCACTGTCGTAGCTCTAGACAAGACAGGACGACAGTTGTGGCTTGTGCTTGCGGATGGCAAACAACTGAGCTATAGCAAGGGGGTCACTCTCCAGGAATTGGTGGCCATTTTGCAGCGTCTAGGGGTCTACACGGCGCTGAATTTGGATGGTGGTGGTTCCACAACTCTGGTTATGGCTACCCCTACTAGTAGCGCCAAAACTCTAAATGCTCCTATCCAAACTCGTGTTCCCATGCGCCAGCGCCCGATCGCCACTCACTTGGGCTTCTATGCGTTGCCACTGTAA